The stretch of DNA ATGGTGACCGGTTACAAAGCTTTCTGCGGCCCGGACTGGTTTGATGCCTTTGTGGCTCATCCTAATGTTGAAAAAGCTTATGCCGGTTATCAGGAAGCGGCGGATCGTTTGGGCGGTGATATGCGTAAAGGCTTCACCTTTGGTGGTATTGAATTTGAAGAGTATAACGCCAGCGTCTCCAAACAGGACTTCTTCCCATCTGACGTTGCTCAAGTTTTCCCGCTAGCCAAAGGCGGTGTTTACAAGATGTATAACGCCCCAGCCAACTATAACGAGACGGTCAACACGATTGGCTTACCGTTATATGCCAAAGCGGAAGAACGCAGCATGGGTAAAGGCTGGGATTTAGAAGCCCAGGCTAACCCGCTGGCCATTTGTACTTACCCTGAAGCCCTTGTTGAACTGAAGATGAGCTAAGGAAACGGTCATGCGCTACTGCACACTGAGTGATTTGGAACGGGCAGTTCCCAAACAAACGCTAATCCATTTATCCCACGATGATCCAGCATCGGAAAACTATGATGCTGCCGTTTTGGAAGATGCGATCAACTATGCTGAAGAGCTGGCAGATGGTTATTTAGTCTCCCGTTACCCTCTGCCATTGTCATCCGTTCCGACCATTATTCGTGATGCAGTAGTGTATCTGGCCCGTTACTGGCTTTATCAGCGCCGTCCTGAAGGGGCGATGCCGGAAGTGGTCAAAGATGGCAAAAAGGATGCCCTGGATACCTTAAGCCAGATCCAGAAAGGTACTATCTCCCTGAATGTCAAAATAGACGATACCGTGGTTGAAACCAATGCGCCCAGCGTATTTAGAGTTTCGGCATCTAAACGTCTGTGGGGAAAGAAAACGCTGGAGAAATGGCGATGAGCATCACAATTGACATCTTAGATGGCATTTTAAACCGATTGAAAGAGGTTCATGGCCGGGAGCTGGCGATCGAATATTTTCCTGAGCAGCCAGCTAACTATCGTCTTAACCATCCTGTGGGTGCGGTACTTATCAGTTATTCCCGCAGTAGCTTTGCGACCAATGAGGCGATAGACAGTACCTGGATGAATCGTGAGATGACCATTCCCCTCACGCTGATGTTTCGCCAGTTACACGGTAAAGCCGGTGTTATCGCTTATCTCGATAAACTGCGGTTAACCCTAACCGGCTGGATCCCCCCTCACTGTGATGTGCCTCTTAAACCGGTCAGTGAGTCCTTTTTGGCTCAAAACGTCGGCGTGTGGCAATACGCTTTGGATTTTACCACCCAGACTAATCAGATACAGGCTGATATGGGGCTTTCACCCAACTTAGCTTATGAGGATATTCCATGAAATTTACACCCTATCTGTATCACGGGCCACAAAGCAGCGTCACTGTGCGCTTTACTGGCCCTGATGGCACAGAGCAAGAAAAGGACATCATGCTCTATCCGGGCCTTTCTATAGAGTTACCCAGTGAACATGAATATACCCAAACGTTAATAGCCCAAAAGCTGTTAACACCACTGGCACCTGTCGCTAAAACCGTCAAAGGTGAGGCGAAAACCAAGGAGCAAAAAGACGATGGCCGCTAACTTCTTACATGGCGTTGAAACCCTTGAGATTGAAAATGGGCCTCGCGCCATTCGGGTGGTTAAATCCGCTGTTA from Limnobaculum xujianqingii encodes:
- a CDS encoding gp436 family protein encodes the protein MRYCTLSDLERAVPKQTLIHLSHDDPASENYDAAVLEDAINYAEELADGYLVSRYPLPLSSVPTIIRDAVVYLARYWLYQRRPEGAMPEVVKDGKKDALDTLSQIQKGTISLNVKIDDTVVETNAPSVFRVSASKRLWGKKTLEKWR
- a CDS encoding Gp37 family protein, with translation MSITIDILDGILNRLKEVHGRELAIEYFPEQPANYRLNHPVGAVLISYSRSSFATNEAIDSTWMNREMTIPLTLMFRQLHGKAGVIAYLDKLRLTLTGWIPPHCDVPLKPVSESFLAQNVGVWQYALDFTTQTNQIQADMGLSPNLAYEDIP